From a region of the Corallococcus coralloides DSM 2259 genome:
- a CDS encoding radical SAM protein, with the protein MPAARPHIEPRRVPTADSVVVKELYLSLQGESSHAGMLCGFIRLTGCHLRCTYCDSEFAFHGGSRMKIPEVVEKALAWNTPTVEVTGGEPLLQPGVYPLMEALLDAGLKVLLETSGAIDVRLVPPAVHKIVDMKTPSSGECDRNDYRNLTSMNANDELKIVIGSRVDYEWARALVTEHQLGKKPYSVLFSTIFDKLHPRQLAEWIIEDRLPVRFQLQMHKYLWDPNERGV; encoded by the coding sequence ATGCCTGCCGCACGCCCGCACATCGAGCCCCGCCGCGTCCCCACCGCTGACTCCGTCGTGGTGAAGGAACTCTATCTCTCACTCCAGGGTGAGTCGTCCCACGCCGGCATGCTGTGCGGCTTCATCCGCCTCACCGGCTGCCACCTGCGCTGCACGTACTGTGACAGCGAGTTCGCCTTCCACGGCGGCAGCCGCATGAAGATCCCCGAGGTCGTCGAGAAGGCGCTGGCCTGGAACACGCCCACCGTGGAGGTCACGGGCGGCGAGCCCCTGCTCCAGCCCGGCGTGTATCCGCTGATGGAGGCGCTGCTGGACGCGGGCCTCAAGGTGCTGCTGGAGACCAGCGGCGCCATCGACGTGCGGCTCGTGCCCCCGGCCGTCCACAAGATCGTGGACATGAAGACGCCGTCGTCCGGCGAGTGCGACCGCAATGACTACCGCAACCTCACCTCCATGAACGCCAACGACGAGCTCAAGATCGTCATCGGCTCACGCGTGGACTACGAGTGGGCGCGCGCGCTCGTGACCGAGCACCAGCTGGGAAAGAAGCCCTACAGCGTCCTGTTCTCCACCATCTTCGACAAGCTCCACCCGCGCCAGTTGGCGGAGTGGATCATCGAGGACCGGCTGCCGGTGCGCTTCCAGCTCCAGATGCACAAGTACCTCTGGGACCCCAACGAGCGCGGCGTGTGA
- the nudC gene encoding NAD(+) diphosphatase has translation MSPLKRFQPGYEPPARSRDSALLFAVRGMDLLVSEHDGRLDLPRGLALPESSASAHFLGMLDDTDCYAAPMPGDFTPPEGLKFVPARSLYKQVDEATFAVAGRALAICEWDLNHRFCGKCGAATQLVPGERARRCPVDHTPFYPRIAPAVIVLITRGDEMLLARNASFPEPFFSTVAGFVDAGESLEETVLREVKEEVGVDLKNVTYFGSQPWPFGRSLMVGFMAEYAGGDVVVDGKEIAEARWFGVDDLPRIPPRLSIARHLIDTFIDRVKARRA, from the coding sequence GTGAGCCCCCTCAAACGCTTCCAGCCCGGCTACGAACCGCCCGCCCGCTCGCGCGACTCCGCGCTCCTGTTCGCCGTGCGCGGCATGGACCTGCTCGTGTCCGAGCACGATGGCCGCCTCGACCTTCCCCGGGGTCTGGCCCTGCCGGAGTCCTCGGCCAGCGCCCACTTCCTGGGCATGCTCGACGACACGGACTGCTACGCGGCGCCCATGCCCGGGGACTTCACGCCGCCAGAGGGGCTGAAGTTCGTGCCCGCCCGCTCGCTCTACAAGCAGGTGGACGAGGCGACCTTCGCCGTGGCGGGCCGCGCGCTCGCCATCTGTGAGTGGGACCTGAACCACCGCTTCTGCGGCAAGTGCGGCGCGGCCACGCAGCTCGTGCCCGGCGAACGCGCGCGCCGCTGCCCGGTGGACCACACGCCGTTCTATCCGCGCATCGCTCCGGCGGTCATCGTCCTCATCACCCGGGGTGACGAGATGCTGCTCGCGCGCAACGCGTCCTTCCCGGAGCCCTTCTTCAGCACCGTGGCCGGCTTCGTGGACGCCGGTGAGTCGCTGGAGGAGACCGTGCTGCGCGAGGTGAAGGAGGAGGTGGGCGTGGACCTGAAGAACGTCACCTACTTCGGCAGCCAGCCGTGGCCCTTCGGCCGCTCGCTGATGGTGGGCTTCATGGCCGAGTACGCGGGCGGCGACGTCGTCGTGGACGGCAAGGAGATCGCCGAGGCGCGCTGGTTCGGCGTGGACGACCTGCCGCGCATCCCGCCCCGCCTGAGCATCGCGCGCCACCTCATCGACACCTTCATCGACCGGGTGAAGGCCCGCCGGGCTTGA
- a CDS encoding FKBP-type peptidyl-prolyl cis-trans isomerase, giving the protein MLRSLLLCAVLALAGCGDDASSTSGDPAKVTYAESLGVDLSAMNKSESGLYTQDLVVGTGKEAVNKSYVLVHYAGWLPDGSMFDNSRSRGKPFDFVVGNDDVIKGWDEGLIGMRVGGKRKLVIPSDLGYGSRGSAPVIPSNAVLVFDVELMNVY; this is encoded by the coding sequence ATGCTTCGTTCCCTCCTGTTGTGCGCGGTGCTGGCCCTGGCCGGCTGTGGTGATGACGCTTCATCGACCTCGGGTGACCCCGCGAAGGTGACCTACGCCGAGTCCCTGGGCGTGGACCTGTCCGCGATGAACAAGAGCGAGTCCGGCCTCTATACGCAGGACCTGGTCGTGGGCACCGGCAAGGAGGCCGTCAACAAGAGCTACGTGCTGGTCCACTACGCGGGCTGGCTGCCGGACGGCTCCATGTTCGACAACAGCCGCTCGCGCGGTAAGCCCTTCGACTTCGTGGTGGGCAATGACGACGTCATCAAGGGTTGGGACGAGGGGCTCATCGGCATGCGCGTGGGCGGCAAGCGCAAGCTCGTCATCCCTTCCGACCTGGGCTACGGCTCGCGCGGCTCCGCGCCCGTCATCCCCAGCAACGCCGTGCTCGTCTTCGACGTGGAGTTGATGAACGTCTACTGA
- a CDS encoding MFS transporter: protein MQTPSDPAPSASLRPSLVWLMAVAGAVTVANLYYNQPLLGDIGRTLGADGSALGLVPTLTQVGYAVGMLFLVPLGDSLERRKVILLLCGCVGVALVVAGLAPSLHVLVAASFAIGVTTVVPQMLIPFAAQLAAPSERGRVVGMVMSGLLIGILLSRTAAGFVGTHLGWRTMFFVAAGLMVVTGVVLRFTLPSAPPVAAMPYPQLMRSLIHLARTEPVLRLHALLGGLTFGAFSAFWATLALYLRSLPGHYDAQVAGLFGVVGVAGAVIAPLVGRFADKGAGRRINALAIAVLLASFVVLWLWGHSLWGIALGVVLLDLGAQANQIANQARVYSLRPDARSRLNTLYMVTYFVGGAAGAWAGMSAWTRAGWPGVCAVGAAMSLTALVAVLWGARRLPAAQASAT from the coding sequence ATGCAGACGCCTTCCGATCCCGCACCATCCGCTTCGCTTCGTCCCTCGCTCGTCTGGCTGATGGCGGTGGCGGGCGCCGTCACCGTCGCGAACCTCTATTACAACCAGCCCCTGCTGGGAGACATCGGCCGGACGCTGGGTGCGGACGGGAGCGCACTGGGCCTGGTGCCCACGCTGACGCAGGTGGGCTACGCGGTGGGCATGCTGTTCCTGGTGCCGCTGGGTGACAGCCTGGAGCGCCGCAAGGTCATCCTCCTGCTGTGCGGCTGCGTGGGCGTGGCGCTGGTGGTCGCGGGGCTCGCTCCCAGCCTGCACGTGCTGGTGGCGGCGAGCTTCGCCATCGGCGTCACCACGGTGGTGCCGCAGATGCTCATCCCGTTCGCGGCGCAGCTCGCGGCGCCCTCGGAGCGCGGGCGCGTGGTGGGCATGGTGATGAGCGGGCTGCTCATTGGCATCCTCCTGTCGCGCACGGCGGCGGGCTTCGTGGGCACGCACCTGGGCTGGCGCACCATGTTCTTCGTGGCCGCGGGGCTGATGGTGGTGACGGGCGTCGTGCTGCGCTTCACGCTGCCCTCGGCGCCGCCGGTGGCCGCCATGCCCTATCCGCAATTGATGCGGTCGCTCATCCACCTGGCCCGCACGGAGCCGGTGCTCCGGCTGCACGCGCTCCTGGGCGGACTGACCTTCGGCGCGTTCAGCGCCTTCTGGGCCACGCTGGCGCTCTACCTGCGCTCACTGCCCGGGCATTACGACGCGCAGGTGGCAGGCCTCTTCGGCGTGGTGGGCGTGGCGGGCGCGGTCATCGCGCCGCTGGTGGGGCGCTTCGCGGACAAGGGCGCTGGCCGCCGCATCAACGCGCTGGCCATCGCCGTGCTGCTGGCGTCCTTCGTCGTGCTGTGGCTCTGGGGGCACTCACTGTGGGGCATCGCGCTGGGCGTGGTGCTGCTGGACCTGGGCGCGCAGGCGAATCAGATCGCCAACCAGGCGCGGGTGTACTCGCTGCGGCCCGATGCCCGGAGCCGGCTCAACACCCTCTACATGGTGACGTACTTCGTGGGCGGCGCCGCGGGCGCGTGGGCGGGCATGTCGGCGTGGACGCGCGCGGGCTGGCCGGGCGTGTGCGCCGTGGGCGCGGCGATGTCGCTCACCGCGCTGGTGGCAGTGCTCTGGGGCGCGCGACGTCTGCCGGCGGCCCAGGCCTCCGCGACCTGA
- a CDS encoding GNAT family N-acetyltransferase, with product MTDLRFDFIDPRHPLYEGELELRFRVLREPLGHAREDVKFPFENESLHLVAHAGGVVQGCVLFNPEDAHSGRLFQMAVLPSLQGKGLGAKLVRALEDELRKRGFRHVHLHARAPVVPFYERLGYAVYDEPFVEVGIPHRHMQRDL from the coding sequence ATGACTGACCTCCGCTTCGACTTCATCGACCCCCGTCATCCGCTCTACGAGGGAGAGCTGGAGCTGCGCTTCCGCGTGCTGCGCGAGCCCCTGGGCCATGCCCGCGAGGACGTGAAGTTCCCCTTCGAGAACGAGAGCCTCCACCTGGTGGCCCACGCGGGCGGCGTCGTGCAGGGCTGCGTGCTCTTCAATCCGGAGGACGCGCACAGCGGCCGGCTCTTCCAGATGGCGGTGCTGCCGTCCCTGCAGGGCAAGGGCCTGGGCGCGAAGCTGGTGCGCGCGCTGGAGGACGAGCTGCGCAAGCGCGGGTTCCGCCACGTGCACCTGCACGCGCGGGCCCCTGTCGTCCCCTTCTACGAGCGGCTGGGCTACGCCGTGTACGACGAGCCCTTCGTCGAGGTGGGCATTCCCCACCGGCACATGCAGCGCGACCTCTGA
- a CDS encoding TonB-dependent receptor domain-containing protein yields MRAFPLGPWLLSLWLLTAGPALADNNADEADIAFELGNDAYSHGNYTEALRSYFTSYRLVPNRNVLFNIARCFEALGKFNEAYRYYNDLLGEDLPAEDASEVTRSLERLRPKVALVRVTTNPRGAEVFVDRADLGSRGRSPQTLALSPGRHKVLVQKSGYRPTEATVTLVRGREVPVDLDLALITGMVDITGSPEGAEVRDSPTGPVLGRIPAKLRLSPGQRVLHVRAPGHAPGQYVIDVPAEGALPLTVTLTAQTAPSGRVVVTANHDGATVRVDGRPAGFTPTVVTLPQGEHVLEVESRDVRPVRQKVTVIPDQEVKVHATLRYEPPPVRAASKRLLSVDEAPASTTVLTPEELRAFGWRTLAEALAGVRGFFLTDDRTYTYLGVRGFSPPGDLNTRILILWDGHAMNDVWAGQGYAAHDLSVDLEEVERIEVVRGPGSALYGTGAFFGVINVVPRESLGMDRRLEITGAVGAMGSTRVHATTSWEDPQRSVLFSLAGMKSHGADTTRLGDPGPIVTGLDGEKAGTGSLRARLGNLSLVARLHGRSKDVPTAPYGTVVGAQGTRVQDVRGFAEAKYERPLSERFVLSLRGALDLSRYEGHWNYGGDTTETNTDSGAADWLTAEGRLLAVLSEANRLTVGVEGQAQLRVDQKSVGPAVAASLGSRTRSLVSVYALDEWRLHPRLSLSLGFRVDKYSDLDSLPLTPRLAVIGRPYEQGLTKLVIGRAFRAPNVYELFYGDNLLTQRPAGQLAPETITTFEVEHSHDLTNELRLTVAGYHNRISQLVTLTTESAATPACGTPSAPTQCLVYANNSGETLAWGAEAGLHWQPGRWLLVDLSYSYVTLRNASQDVVEAAPAHLASGRFLLPVGNGDMRIATQATYQSARVPSVAGADSGEALLVGFGVSGDYGRLRYFAGVNNLLDSRYAFVVSDDVSAGPVPQYGRTFNLQLTGSF; encoded by the coding sequence ATGCGTGCGTTCCCCCTCGGTCCCTGGCTGCTGTCCCTCTGGCTCCTCACCGCCGGTCCCGCGCTCGCGGACAACAACGCGGACGAGGCGGACATCGCCTTCGAGCTGGGCAACGACGCCTACTCCCACGGCAACTACACGGAGGCGCTGCGCTCGTACTTCACCAGCTACCGGCTGGTCCCCAACCGCAACGTGCTCTTCAACATCGCGCGCTGCTTCGAGGCGCTGGGCAAGTTCAACGAGGCGTACCGCTACTACAACGACCTGCTCGGCGAGGACCTGCCGGCCGAGGACGCCTCGGAGGTCACCCGCTCGCTGGAGCGGCTGCGCCCCAAGGTCGCCCTGGTGCGCGTCACCACCAATCCCCGCGGCGCGGAGGTCTTCGTGGACCGCGCGGACCTGGGCAGCCGGGGCCGCTCGCCGCAGACGCTCGCGCTGTCGCCGGGCCGCCACAAGGTCCTGGTCCAGAAGTCCGGCTACCGCCCCACCGAGGCCACCGTCACCCTCGTCCGGGGCCGGGAGGTGCCCGTGGACCTGGACCTGGCCCTCATCACCGGCATGGTGGACATCACCGGCTCCCCCGAGGGCGCGGAGGTCCGTGACAGCCCCACCGGCCCCGTCCTGGGCCGCATCCCCGCGAAGCTGCGCCTGTCTCCGGGCCAGCGCGTGCTGCACGTGCGCGCTCCCGGCCACGCGCCTGGCCAGTACGTCATCGACGTGCCCGCTGAAGGCGCCCTGCCGCTCACGGTCACGCTGACCGCCCAGACGGCGCCCAGCGGCCGCGTCGTCGTCACCGCCAACCACGACGGCGCCACCGTGCGCGTGGATGGCCGGCCCGCGGGCTTCACCCCCACCGTCGTCACCCTCCCTCAGGGTGAGCACGTGCTGGAGGTGGAGAGCCGCGACGTGCGCCCCGTGCGCCAGAAGGTCACCGTCATCCCCGACCAGGAGGTGAAGGTCCACGCCACCCTGCGCTACGAGCCGCCTCCGGTGCGCGCCGCGTCCAAGCGCCTGCTGTCCGTGGACGAGGCCCCCGCCTCCACCACCGTGCTCACGCCGGAGGAGCTGCGCGCGTTCGGCTGGCGCACCCTGGCGGAGGCGCTGGCGGGCGTGCGCGGCTTCTTCCTCACCGACGACCGGACGTACACGTACCTGGGCGTGCGCGGCTTCTCGCCGCCGGGCGACCTCAACACGCGCATCCTCATCCTCTGGGACGGCCACGCGATGAACGACGTGTGGGCCGGCCAGGGCTACGCGGCGCATGACCTCAGCGTGGACCTGGAAGAGGTGGAGCGCATCGAAGTCGTGCGCGGCCCCGGCAGCGCGCTGTACGGCACGGGCGCGTTCTTCGGCGTCATCAACGTGGTGCCGCGCGAGTCGCTGGGCATGGACCGGCGGCTGGAGATCACCGGCGCCGTGGGCGCGATGGGCTCCACGCGCGTGCACGCCACCACGTCGTGGGAGGACCCCCAGCGCTCCGTCCTCTTCAGCCTCGCGGGCATGAAGTCCCACGGCGCGGACACCACCCGCCTGGGCGACCCGGGCCCCATCGTCACCGGCCTGGACGGAGAGAAGGCAGGCACCGGTTCGCTGCGCGCGCGCCTGGGCAACCTGTCCCTGGTGGCCCGGCTGCACGGGCGCAGCAAGGACGTGCCCACCGCGCCCTATGGCACCGTGGTGGGCGCGCAGGGCACGCGCGTGCAGGACGTGCGCGGCTTCGCCGAGGCCAAGTACGAGCGCCCCCTGTCCGAGCGCTTCGTCCTCTCCCTGCGCGGCGCGCTGGACCTGAGCCGCTACGAGGGCCACTGGAACTACGGCGGCGACACCACGGAGACGAACACCGACTCCGGCGCCGCGGACTGGCTCACCGCCGAAGGGCGCCTGCTGGCGGTCCTGTCCGAAGCCAACCGCCTCACCGTGGGCGTGGAGGGCCAGGCCCAGCTGCGCGTGGACCAGAAGAGCGTGGGCCCCGCGGTGGCCGCGTCGCTGGGCTCGCGGACGCGCTCGCTCGTGTCCGTGTACGCGCTGGACGAGTGGCGCCTGCACCCGCGCCTGAGCCTGTCCCTGGGCTTCCGCGTGGACAAGTACTCCGACCTGGACTCGCTGCCGCTCACGCCCCGGCTCGCGGTCATCGGCCGGCCGTATGAGCAGGGCCTCACCAAGCTCGTCATCGGCCGTGCGTTCCGCGCCCCCAATGTCTACGAGCTGTTCTACGGGGACAACCTCCTCACCCAGCGCCCCGCGGGGCAGCTGGCGCCGGAGACCATCACCACCTTCGAGGTGGAGCACTCGCACGACCTGACGAACGAGCTGCGCCTGACGGTCGCGGGCTATCACAACCGCATCTCCCAGCTCGTCACGCTCACCACCGAGTCCGCGGCCACGCCCGCTTGCGGCACCCCGAGCGCGCCCACCCAGTGCCTCGTCTACGCGAACAACTCCGGCGAGACGCTCGCGTGGGGCGCGGAGGCCGGGCTGCACTGGCAGCCGGGCCGCTGGCTGCTGGTGGACCTGAGCTATTCGTACGTGACGCTGCGCAACGCCTCGCAGGACGTGGTGGAGGCCGCGCCCGCGCACCTGGCCTCGGGACGATTCCTGCTGCCCGTGGGCAACGGCGACATGCGCATCGCCACGCAGGCCACCTACCAGAGCGCCCGGGTGCCGAGCGTCGCCGGCGCGGACAGCGGGGAGGCGCTGCTCGTGGGCTTCGGCGTGTCCGGCGACTACGGCCGGCTGCGCTACTTCGCGGGCGTGAACAACCTGCTCGACTCGCGCTACGCCTTCGTCGTGAGCGATGACGTGTCCGCGGGCCCCGTGCCCCAGTACGGCCGCACGTTCAACCTCCAGCTCACCGGCAGCTTCTGA
- a CDS encoding HIT family protein: MSDINDPCLGCAIVRGEIHPPGGVLARAPGLVLHGVASPSPVPGWVVLTSDQHVRGWYDLDETASRELGPFAARVMRAQREVLGAEHVYAFAIGDVLRHFHLHLVPRFADTPSHLRGRGAFDAAPAEHLSPETLEAAARRLAAALAR; the protein is encoded by the coding sequence ATGTCAGACATCAACGACCCCTGCCTGGGCTGCGCCATTGTTCGCGGGGAGATCCACCCACCGGGTGGCGTGCTCGCGCGGGCTCCCGGGCTCGTCCTCCACGGGGTGGCGTCCCCCAGCCCCGTCCCGGGCTGGGTGGTGCTCACCAGCGATCAGCACGTGCGCGGCTGGTATGACCTGGACGAAACGGCCTCGCGCGAGCTGGGCCCGTTCGCCGCCCGGGTGATGCGCGCCCAGCGCGAGGTGCTCGGCGCCGAGCACGTCTACGCCTTCGCCATTGGCGACGTGCTCCGCCACTTCCATCTGCACCTCGTCCCCCGCTTCGCGGACACCCCGTCCCACCTCCGGGGTCGGGGCGCCTTCGACGCGGCCCCGGCGGAGCACCTTTCGCCGGAAACACTGGAAGCCGCGGCCCGGCGGCTGGCGGCGGCGCTTGCCCGCTGA
- a CDS encoding carboxypeptidase-like regulatory domain-containing protein, with the protein MKKHVLMAVLPLLAWGCGDATDADNDGVADGIRDPNNVSVVVPSTPKGTVSGQVLSTTLQPLADVTVAMTIGSQASGKSATTDGSGNFVMTDVPAGAEVLLTFSKGGYSTLRATSIVPSSAGTVPINNGNASFGPVTLTQLNSSLSVTVVTPQGRPAVGAKGVLEVDKAGSVILSNNEAQGASVVSKVYVEATADANGILTFTGIPSGVELARLDGTYNLWIAPMDTNGDGVVDTGGYSKSYSGGTIVGSQATTLAQLSFSKPTGAGALNIEGGNVSSLKGAAEVDPLRNMVRPGEPIYVYFNQPVQPGSVFVRLTDEYAKEPLAVTASVNVGGYSATITPGNGVVQEGKEYNIFVRAVAAEGGSNYSRTGFFFGGDQSAPRAVTIAELRYQELSLPPAIAATQLNPGETVYVNFSAPIAKQVGQSVQVFFATDIDNNGTMGGNSFGELNNYSGQGFPLEINEPTRPYQTRTPAELPVFGIQASGYSTRYSFVYGGTVALNPSQTRLVVSFSNLAPVLGTNDVYESIWGQPINTDLESTNIAQQPAPTPAP; encoded by the coding sequence ATGAAGAAGCATGTGCTGATGGCCGTGTTGCCGCTGCTGGCTTGGGGGTGCGGTGACGCGACTGACGCGGACAACGATGGTGTCGCTGACGGCATCCGTGATCCGAACAACGTGTCGGTGGTGGTGCCTTCCACGCCGAAGGGCACGGTGTCGGGCCAGGTGCTGAGCACGACGCTGCAGCCGCTGGCGGACGTCACGGTCGCGATGACGATTGGCAGCCAGGCGTCGGGCAAGTCGGCGACGACGGACGGCAGCGGCAACTTCGTGATGACGGACGTGCCGGCGGGCGCCGAGGTGCTGCTGACCTTCAGCAAGGGCGGCTACTCGACGCTGCGCGCGACCTCCATCGTGCCGTCGTCCGCGGGCACGGTGCCCATCAACAACGGCAACGCGAGCTTCGGTCCGGTGACGCTGACGCAGCTGAACAGCTCGCTGAGCGTCACCGTGGTGACGCCGCAGGGCCGTCCGGCGGTGGGCGCGAAGGGCGTGCTCGAGGTGGACAAGGCGGGCTCGGTCATCCTGAGCAACAACGAGGCCCAGGGCGCCTCCGTGGTGAGCAAGGTCTACGTGGAGGCCACGGCGGACGCCAACGGCATCCTGACCTTCACCGGCATCCCCTCCGGCGTGGAGCTGGCGCGGCTGGACGGCACCTACAACCTCTGGATCGCGCCGATGGACACCAACGGCGACGGGGTCGTGGACACGGGCGGTTACTCGAAGAGCTACTCGGGTGGCACCATCGTGGGGTCGCAGGCCACGACGCTCGCGCAGCTGTCCTTCTCGAAGCCGACGGGCGCGGGCGCGCTGAACATTGAGGGTGGCAACGTGTCCAGCCTGAAGGGCGCCGCGGAGGTGGATCCGCTCCGGAACATGGTGCGTCCTGGCGAGCCCATCTACGTGTACTTCAACCAGCCGGTGCAGCCGGGCTCGGTGTTCGTGCGCCTGACGGACGAGTACGCCAAGGAGCCGCTGGCCGTGACGGCCTCGGTGAACGTCGGCGGTTACTCGGCGACCATCACCCCGGGCAACGGCGTCGTGCAGGAGGGCAAGGAGTACAACATCTTCGTGCGCGCCGTGGCCGCCGAGGGTGGCAGCAACTACAGCCGCACGGGCTTCTTCTTCGGCGGCGACCAGTCCGCGCCGAGGGCGGTGACCATCGCGGAGCTGCGGTACCAGGAGCTGTCGCTGCCGCCGGCCATCGCCGCGACGCAGCTCAATCCCGGTGAGACCGTGTACGTGAACTTCAGCGCGCCCATCGCGAAGCAGGTCGGCCAGTCCGTCCAGGTCTTCTTTGCCACCGACATCGACAACAACGGTACGATGGGCGGCAACTCCTTCGGCGAGCTCAACAACTACAGCGGCCAGGGCTTCCCCCTGGAGATCAACGAGCCGACGAGGCCCTACCAGACGCGTACGCCTGCCGAGCTGCCGGTGTTCGGCATCCAGGCATCCGGGTACAGCACCCGGTACTCCTTCGTCTACGGCGGCACCGTCGCGCTCAACCCGAGCCAGACGCGGCTCGTGGTGTCGTTCAGCAACCTGGCGCCCGTCCTGGGCACCAACGACGTCTACGAGTCCATCTGGGGCCAGCCGATCAACACGGACCTGGAGTCGACGAACATCGCCCAGCAGCCCGCGCCGACCCCTGCTCCTTGA
- a CDS encoding Ig-like domain-containing protein: MDSFLLSRVTMKNLSFIWMAMLLMPAACIEIPDLAVPPETLPGSDAGTGPQEQEPIGIQWVSPVEGATVGSIVRFQIQLTGPAPDSVELLVDGTAVATLEEPFVLDWDTQSISEGPHAFVIRARQGVQEFLSTPRQLMTDRTKPRMVAQAPLNDASEVSSLATVEATFSEALDPTTVNEQSVQLMVETTRLEAAVLLSGDGRTLTLNPTSPLPVNQRVRVVIADTVADFAGNKLDSASLDWSWLVPTHLHLGAPLTAFPGRSHIESASYGMGADLRPIVAWTDAGEETLKVYVRRWSGSSWEALGTPMSSGRVTNAYQCALQVDVDGKLTVVWFENMNFKDYEWFVRRWNGQSFEPLGPTLTPVVQGASVMDWRLAQGAHPYLTLASLEAGDGWQRIYVRQWRDGTWGQLGAGIELRANSIVDSFSMDVDGQGYPLVVLREQIGGIPSNTAMRWTGTAWQDIGSTLSGRSTALSFDASNAPLVATLDTLTGKPRTLLQKWTGGAWEPWGGALEALPGVDSTTVASVKLDTQGRPVVALHGVTGNDLNRSGKGQVRRWNGTQWEALGGILNPSPGMIPYSRPMLGMVSDDEPLLTWIEMPPPVYSVGGRVHVYRLNH, translated from the coding sequence ATGGACTCCTTCTTGCTCAGCCGCGTCACCATGAAAAATCTCAGCTTCATCTGGATGGCGATGCTGCTCATGCCCGCGGCATGCATCGAGATTCCCGACCTCGCTGTCCCACCCGAGACGCTTCCAGGCAGTGACGCAGGAACGGGCCCGCAGGAGCAGGAGCCGATTGGCATCCAATGGGTGTCACCCGTGGAAGGGGCAACGGTCGGAAGCATCGTGAGGTTCCAGATTCAACTGACGGGACCAGCGCCTGACAGTGTGGAGCTGCTCGTGGATGGCACCGCGGTCGCTACCTTGGAAGAACCCTTTGTTCTGGATTGGGATACTCAATCCATCTCAGAGGGCCCACATGCATTCGTCATCCGTGCACGCCAGGGAGTGCAGGAGTTCTTGAGTACCCCGCGCCAGTTGATGACGGACCGGACGAAGCCACGCATGGTCGCCCAGGCTCCTCTCAACGATGCCTCGGAGGTTTCGAGCCTGGCGACCGTGGAAGCCACCTTCTCGGAGGCGTTGGATCCGACCACGGTGAATGAACAGTCAGTCCAACTGATGGTGGAGACCACGCGTTTGGAGGCAGCAGTCCTTCTTTCGGGAGATGGAAGGACCTTGACCTTGAACCCGACCTCACCGCTTCCGGTGAATCAGAGGGTGCGGGTGGTGATTGCGGACACGGTCGCCGATTTCGCTGGGAACAAGCTCGACTCTGCGTCCCTGGACTGGTCTTGGCTTGTGCCCACGCATCTCCACCTGGGTGCTCCCCTCACGGCCTTTCCCGGTCGGAGCCATATCGAGAGCGCCTCCTACGGAATGGGTGCGGACCTGCGTCCCATTGTTGCGTGGACCGACGCCGGGGAAGAGACACTCAAGGTTTATGTCCGGCGATGGAGTGGGAGCTCATGGGAGGCCCTGGGGACGCCCATGAGCTCAGGCAGGGTGACCAATGCCTACCAATGCGCACTCCAGGTGGATGTGGATGGAAAGCTGACGGTCGTGTGGTTCGAGAACATGAACTTCAAGGACTACGAATGGTTCGTCAGGCGCTGGAACGGACAGTCCTTTGAACCCTTGGGCCCCACATTGACCCCCGTCGTGCAGGGAGCCTCTGTGATGGACTGGCGCTTGGCTCAGGGAGCGCATCCGTATCTCACCCTCGCATCCCTGGAGGCGGGTGATGGGTGGCAGCGCATCTACGTCCGCCAATGGCGCGATGGAACCTGGGGGCAGTTGGGAGCCGGCATCGAGTTGCGAGCGAACTCGATCGTGGACTCCTTCTCCATGGATGTCGATGGCCAGGGATATCCACTCGTTGTGCTGAGAGAGCAGATTGGAGGGATTCCCTCGAACACCGCGATGCGGTGGACTGGAACCGCGTGGCAGGACATCGGCTCCACCTTGTCAGGCCGTTCGACGGCCCTGTCGTTCGACGCCAGCAATGCTCCGCTGGTGGCGACATTGGATACGCTCACGGGCAAGCCAAGGACTCTCCTGCAGAAGTGGACGGGAGGCGCTTGGGAGCCATGGGGTGGAGCGTTGGAGGCTCTGCCGGGCGTGGACAGCACGACCGTGGCTTCGGTGAAGCTGGACACCCAGGGGCGCCCGGTCGTGGCGCTCCATGGTGTGACGGGGAATGACCTCAACAGGTCTGGCAAGGGCCAGGTGCGACGGTGGAACGGGACTCAATGGGAGGCGCTTGGCGGGATCTTAAATCCGTCGCCCGGAATGATCCCCTACAGCCGTCCGATGCTCGGAATGGTCTCGGACGACGAGCCGCTCCTCACGTGGATTGAAATGCCTCCTCCGGTGTACTCGGTGGGAGGGAGGGTCCACGTGTATCGCCTCAACCACTGA